In the Tetrapisispora phaffii CBS 4417 chromosome 7, complete genome genome, one interval contains:
- the GID8 gene encoding glucose-induced degradation complex subunit GID8 (similar to Saccharomyces cerevisiae GID8 (YMR135C); ancestral locus Anc_2.396), whose product MPSSNHYSKVFTREEWQARVKKESVLVDEYDVRNLVTDTSNDNNKKLSKTIYQTGLSTRKTISEPSIPKLLLNYFVTMAYESASIRLAKELGIIESNKDIKDFLNLYKIEERAKIMVLIKKGKIGKVIDEINSNFGIEVLELTEDRKASNKKSDDDLHFKLLLLNLIEMIRAHNNDTRSNDSIDPNDDSEFIMSLVEYAQNKLILKVSSNEIYMKELELVMTLLLFPQNKPDANKSLSDSETEDVQIPQFLTDYYSLSLRSKIAEAVNRRLLNIIHPSIIKRSGDLLRFPDLISTDSISKYQNHSNNMSQTSFFLNTQSKRDKAANGDDSQSDDMEVEKTDSQINVRSPQPNHEQSTSNYWTSTKNDIISNNDLNDNDYTDDPSVHADDSHAKRSLGSTRTDLSDIQYESKLIKLMKLWCWCENKLHEQDIGVPRVTTNE is encoded by the coding sequence ATGCCATCAAGTAATCATTACTCTAAAGTGTTCACTAGAGAGGAATGGCAAGCGAGAGTGAAAAAAGAATCTGTCCTCGTAGATGAATATGATGTAAGGAATTTGGTGACAGATACATCTAACgataataacaaaaaattgTCAAAGACAATTTATCAAACTGGTCTATCTACGCGTAAAACTATTAGTGAGCCAAGCATTCCGAAATTactattaaattattttgtaacAATGGCATACGAGTCAGCAAGCATTAGATTGGCAAAAGAGCTGGGTATAATTGAATCTAATAAGGATATTAAGGATTTTTTAAACTTATATAAGATCGAAGAAAGGGCTAAAATTATGGTTCTGATTAAAAAGGGGAAGATAGGGAAAgtaattgatgaaataaattcaaattttggTATAGAGGTTCTAGAATTGACAGAAGATAGAAAGGCTTCAAACAAGAAATCTGATGACGACTTACATTTTAAGTTGTTgctattaaatttaattgagATGATAAGGGCTCATAATAATGATACTAGATCCAATGATAGTATAGATCCTAATGATGATAGTGAGTTTATTATGAGTTTAGTTGAATACGCCCAGaacaaattaattttaaaagtatcatcaaatgaaatatatatgaaggAGCTGGAGCTTGTGATGACCTTACTCTTGTTTCCGCAAAATAAACCTGATGCTAACAAGTCTTTAAGCGATAGTGAAACAGAAGATGTTCAAATTCCTCAATTTTTAACTGATTACTATTCATTATCCTTACGGTCCAAAATTGCAGAGGCCGTTAATAGAAGGTTGCTTAACATTATACACCCTTCCATTATAAAGAGAAGTGGTGACTTACTGAGGTTTCCGGATCTAATTTCAACAGATAGCATATCAAAATATCAGAACCatagtaataatatgaGTCAaacatcattttttttaaatacaCAATCCAAAAGGGACAAAGCTGCAAATGGTGATGACAGTCAATCTGATGATATGGAAGTAGAAAAAACAGACTCTCAGATAAATGTTAGAAGTCCACAACCTAATCATGAGCAATCCACTAGTAATTATTGGACAAGtacaaaaaatgatatcatATCAAACAATGATTTGAATGATAATGATTATACAGATGATCCTTCTGTGCACGCAGATGATTCTCATGCCAAAAGAAGTCTGGGGTCAACCAGAACAGATCTTTCTGATATTCAATATGAATCAAAGTTgattaaattaatgaaactATGGTGCTGGTGTGAGAATAAATTGCATGAACAAGATATCGGTGTTCCTCGTGTTACGACAAATgaatag
- the AFB1 gene encoding Afb1p (similar to Saccharomyces cerevisiae YLR040C; ancestral locus Anc_2.398): protein MLLLNFIYCIIIVLRISLGSDLPTVTTTALVKGVEVTNSAALAEAKTLAASADYEFILTFLENIDNELGSYKSYLDANKNTLPQKVLNYYYHLASIQSSINLTSDFANEFPFTVFQTFITQFPWYSLMLSEASISTFYLPEDFIAQASILTSTMDTGRSSIIMTNSSSSAIGTNSSTNAVATSIATSSTNSNTTSSTHSSSRNSANLMFNNIPFMLLAAVALIF from the coding sequence ATGTTGCTATTAAATTTCATATATTGCattataattgttttaCGTATTAGTTTGGGGTCTGACCTTCCCACTGTAACTACCACTGCTTTAGTTAAAGGAGTAGAGGTTACCAATTCTGCAGCTCTGGCTGAAGCCAAAACATTAGCTGCGAGTGCTGATTACGAATTTATTCTGAcatttttggaaaatataGATAACGAGTTGGGTAGTTATAAATCTTATTTAGATGCTAATAAAAACACTCTACCACAAAAGGtgttaaattattactACCATTTAGCTAGCATTCAAAgttcaataaatttgacTTCAGATTTTGCAAATGAGTTCCCTTTCACTGTTTTCCAGACATTTATAACACAGTTCCCATGGTATAGCTTAATGTTGTCAGAAGCCTCAATATCAACTTTTTACCTTCCAGAAGATTTTATAGCTCAGGCAAGCATATTGACTAGCACAATGGATACAGGTAGGTCTAGTATAATCATGACaaattcatcttcttctgctATTGGTACTAATTCAAGCACTAATGCTGTAGCCACATCAATTGCTACTTCTAGTACTAATTCGAATACTACCTCTTCTACTCATAGTTCTTCGAGGAATTCTGCAAATTTGATGTTTAACAATATACCATTTATGTTATTAGCAGCTGTagctttaattttttga
- the TPHA0G02160 gene encoding uncharacterized protein, whose product MNSIRSHVLLLTLFTLLTVSGAINEISTEPIAVNQKYKNAADELSQQRLLSQLLDVTSTGTFNETSIYNSLITESTRTQLNQMNNTSTMADSTSSTSAMNPDSQITLAQRYNITSSYHPKTSSYSGSSSSTHISTFSRSDDGFKMNVRDSSASGLILFVLLFIF is encoded by the coding sequence atgAATTCTATAAGATCACACGTTTTACTCCTAACGTTATTTACTTTGTTAACCGTGTCAGGTGCCATAAATGAAATCTCAACAGAACCAATTGCAGTTAACCAGAAGTACAAGAATGCCGCTGATGAATTATCGCAGCAACGGCTCCTTTCGCAATTACTAGATGTTACCTCAACTGGTACTTTTAACGAAACAAGCATCTATAATAGTCTTATTACTGAATCAACGAGAACACAATTAAACCAAATGAACAATACTTCAACAATGGCAGATAGTACATCAAGTACATCCGCAATGAATCCAGACAGCCAGATAACGTTGGCTCAACGATATAATATAACAAGTTCATATCATCCAAAAACATCCAGTTATTCCGGTAGTTCGAGTTCGACACATATAAGCACCTTTAGTAGATCGGATGACGGATTTAAAATGAATGTACGAGACTCGAGCGCATCCGgtctaattttatttgttctcctatttatattctaa
- the ERG29 gene encoding Erg29p (similar to Saccharomyces cerevisiae YMR134W; ancestral locus Anc_2.397) yields MTFIDNYFEYETRIIDYLNTAPYVHQFIHDKLSGRITLFLIVVGIMAFINELYITIEMSFLQKETYEELEKGKIDESLKLHRMLIQDDYHSKEYLDKKSGIIIEDFEDRDKFFAKPVHVAHLYVECNVIRNGKELLSVPYRFHLEFSPEEFEDEKRPEFGCTLRVLRTKVYHLFRDSELYKELNGESELNITVSKNVKIYNTLSDVLPTSIDDIQLCFLKIQTGDHIKAEITWD; encoded by the coding sequence ATGACTTTTATAGACAATTATTTCGAATATGAAACAAGAATCATAGATTACTTAAACACTGCTCCTTATGTGCATCAATTTATTCATGATAAGTTGAGCGGTAGAATTACTCTATTCTTAATTGTTGTTGGTATAATGGcttttattaatgaacTATACATCACTATTGAAATGAGTTTCTTACAAAAGGAAACTTACGAAGAGTTAGAGAAAGGTAAGATTGATGAAAGTCTAAAATTACATAGAATGCTCATTCAAGATGATTATCACAGTAAAGAATATTTGGACAAAAAAAGTGGTATTATAATTGAAGATTTCGAAGATAGAGACAAATTCTTTGCTAAACCAGTCCATGTTGCGCATTTATATGTTGAATGTAATGTTATAAGAAATGGTAAAGAATTATTGTCAGTTCCTTACAGGTTCCATTTAGAATTTTCTCCagaagaatttgaagatgaaaagaGACCAGAATTTGGCTGTACTTTACGTGTATTGAGGACTAAAGTCTACCATTTATTCAGAGATAGTGAACTATACAAAGAATTAAACGGTGAAAGTGAGTTGAATATTACTGTATCgaaaaatgttaaaatttataacaCTCTTTCGGACGTTTTACCAACTTCTATTGATGACATTCAATTATGTTTCTTAAAAATACAAACTGGTGATCACATCAAAGCTGAGATTACATGGGATTAG